Proteins from a single region of Dictyostelium discoideum AX4 chromosome 5 chromosome, whole genome shotgun sequence:
- the ragA gene encoding Ras-related GTP-binding protein: protein MKRKVLLMGRSESGKTSMRSIIFANYIARDTMRLGVTIDVEHSHVRFLGNLVLNLWDCGGQEGFLESYLTTQRDHIFRNVEVLIYVFDIESREHQKDIKNYKSCIEAISQNSKDAKIFCLIHKMDLVPEDQRDTLFKNKEQEIRQASLPLKPTCFRTSIWDETLYKAWSSIVYSLIPNVKVLEYNLDKFCKICEADEVVLFEKATFLVISHSARKVHKDVHRFEKISTIIKQFFLSCSKSQANFQAMEVRNSNFAAFIDAFTSNTYIMVIMSDPTIESSATLLNIQVAKSHFEKFINSTSN from the exons atgaaaagaaaggTTTTATTAATGGGTAGAAGTGAGTCTGGTAAGACTTCTATGagatcaattatttttgCAAATTATATTG cAAGAGATACAATGAGATTAGGGGTTACAATTGATGTTGAACATTCACATGTTAGATTTTTAGGTAATTTAGTATTGAATTTATGGGATTGTGGTGGTCAAGAAGGTTTTTTAGAAAGTTATTTAACAACACAAAGAGATCATATCTTTAGAAATGTAGAAGTATTAATCTATGTATTTGATATTGAATCAAGAGAACatcaaaaagatattaaaaactataaatcaTGTATTGAAGCCATTTCACAAAATTCAAAAGATGCAAAGATCTTTTGTTTAATTCACAAGATGGATTTGGTACCAGAGGATCAAAGAGATacactttttaaaaacaaagaacAAGAGATTAGACAAGCATCACTTCCATTGAAACCAACATGTTTCAGAACCTCAATTTGGGATGAAACTTTATACAAAGCATGGTCATCAATCGTTTATTCATTAATTCCAAATGTAAAAGTATTAGAGTACAATTTGGACAAGTTTTGCAAGATTTGTGAAGCTGATGAAGTTGTTCTCTTTGAAAAGGCAACTTTTTTGGTTATCTCTCATTCTGCTCGTAAAGTTCACAAAGATGTTCATCGTTTTGAAAAGATCTCCACAATCATTAAACAATTCTTTTTAAGTTGTAGTAAATCTCAAGCAAATTTCCAAGCAATGGAAGTCAGAAATTCAAATTTCGCCGCTTTCATTGATGCTTTCACCTCAAATACTTATATCATGGTAATCATGTCTGATCCAACCATTGAATCTTCTGCTACcttattaaatattcaagTTGCAAAATctcattttgaaaaattcattaatagtacttcaaattaa